A window of the Cystobacter fuscus genome harbors these coding sequences:
- a CDS encoding serine/threonine protein kinase, with product MHEDSSASWGEPLGLALEPGTQVAGYTLEAILATGGSGTVYLARRGHQRVALKLVPRDVWGEREVDALRRVRHPQVVSLLGYGLWPEQRPHFLVLILELVEGLALDVWAHEHNPSARQLVRQVLLPLAHALAQVHAVGVVHRDIKESNVVMRAADGLPVLVDFGSARCEGAPRLTERMPPGTREYRSPEMLRFSREWDGGHYPATPSDDLWALGVTLYWLLTRELPFGDRDGPLAQRILEQAPRPVHDVNPRVPRALGDVCLRMLEKEPSARYPTPEALAEALAEALARADDTWDVPLQPAPPRPPMPTPRPPEPPTPVTSVRAPPGREAVARRGQPGAWLVMLLGVLGVLFWSRNSPPTPRVESLAPFPPSQGTQRQELALAPPTGEVGHSARPSRSSAPALVTQATLREDPPMLKSPKSRAPLAATAGLAACVGLGCASAPRPVVDPPPPPIPCPAGAAQTYKAYRTLRSTSVLFEVAADRTVIMHNNAPLRVQLIRKWGDIPEDTPLLGRTWFGKDRVYGRFTEAILPSGERLPICLDLDFNGPGVPMRPGSTRTVARLNTISAGADVAPESMDNQ from the coding sequence ATGCACGAGGACAGCAGCGCGTCGTGGGGCGAGCCGCTCGGGCTCGCGCTGGAGCCGGGCACGCAGGTGGCCGGCTACACCCTGGAAGCGATCCTGGCCACCGGCGGCTCGGGCACCGTGTACCTCGCCCGCCGGGGCCACCAGCGCGTCGCCCTCAAGCTGGTGCCCCGCGACGTCTGGGGCGAGCGCGAGGTGGATGCCCTGCGCCGGGTGCGGCATCCCCAGGTGGTGAGCCTGCTCGGCTATGGGCTGTGGCCCGAGCAGCGGCCTCACTTCCTCGTCCTCATCCTGGAACTCGTCGAGGGGCTCGCCCTGGATGTCTGGGCGCACGAACACAACCCGAGTGCCCGGCAGTTGGTGCGACAGGTGCTGCTGCCGCTCGCCCACGCCCTGGCCCAGGTGCACGCGGTGGGGGTGGTGCATCGGGACATCAAGGAGTCCAACGTCGTCATGCGCGCGGCGGACGGACTGCCGGTGCTCGTGGACTTCGGATCCGCGCGCTGTGAGGGGGCTCCGCGGCTGACGGAGCGCATGCCGCCGGGCACGCGCGAGTACCGCAGTCCCGAGATGCTGCGCTTCTCACGCGAGTGGGACGGTGGCCACTACCCGGCCACGCCCTCGGACGATCTGTGGGCGTTGGGCGTCACCCTGTACTGGCTGCTCACGCGCGAGCTGCCCTTCGGGGACCGCGACGGGCCGCTGGCCCAGCGCATTCTCGAGCAGGCCCCCCGGCCGGTGCATGACGTCAACCCCCGGGTGCCCCGGGCGCTGGGCGACGTGTGTCTGCGCATGCTGGAGAAGGAGCCCTCGGCGCGCTACCCCACCCCCGAGGCGCTCGCGGAGGCGCTCGCGGAGGCGCTGGCCCGGGCCGATGACACCTGGGACGTGCCCCTGCAACCCGCCCCGCCCCGGCCGCCCATGCCGACCCCCCGCCCTCCAGAGCCGCCCACTCCGGTCACCTCGGTCCGGGCGCCCCCGGGACGGGAAGCAGTGGCCCGCCGCGGACAGCCCGGCGCCTGGCTCGTCATGTTGTTGGGGGTGCTGGGCGTGCTGTTCTGGAGCAGGAACAGCCCCCCAACCCCACGTGTTGAGTCGCTCGCTCCCTTCCCCCCATCCCAGGGCACCCAGCGCCAGGAATTGGCGCTCGCGCCACCTACGGGTGAAGTTGGGCACAGCGCGAGACCTTCGAGGTCATCAGCCCCCGCGCTCGTCACCCAAGCGACGCTCCGAGAGGACCCTCCCATGCTCAAGTCTCCGAAGTCCCGCGCCCCCCTCGCCGCCACGGCGGGCCTCGCCGCCTGCGTCGGGCTCGGTTGCGCAAGCGCGCCGCGGCCCGTCGTGGACCCGCCTCCGCCGCCCATCCCCTGCCCGGCGGGCGCGGCCCAGACCTATAAGGCCTACCGCACCCTGAGGAGCACCAGCGTTCTCTTCGAAGTCGCGGCGGATAGGACCGTTATCATGCATAACAATGCGCCCCTCCGCGTCCAACTCATCCGGAAGTGGGGAGACATTCCCGAAGACACTCCATTGCTCGGACGCACCTGGTTTGGAAAAGACCGCGTCTATGGAAGGTTCACGGAGGCCATCCTCCCCTCCGGCGAGCGCCTGCCCATCTGCCTCGACCTGGACTTCAATGGGCCTGGTGTTCCCATGCGACCAGGAAGCACGCGCACGGTCGCCCGCCTCAACACCATCTCCGCAGGCGCAGACGTCGCTCCCGAGAGCATGGACAATCAGTAG
- a CDS encoding DUF2381 family protein produces the protein MLTLLASWLLASSPLPSSPAEQRPSDDCEDIRRLELSPPVLSPPRICVSPGTLTGVIFDHPVVVELQEEVRFVEITRGRMGIAFIPPRDLRPGETLRLTAVLGVGETSQNLTFVLVAHPGHGSHQIEVSYNQRSWQSMNDALSQALLANRRLSAEKAALAEEGTRMRAQLAQPTGLCGAYAGGQLSQRGITSRRIDVPPVPAVALGALEAAGYRGSSNIAVEIMLTHQTPEPWSLEKATLVNERGETLNALRHRQVGPLPPGEKLPVFVEFDPTDFTLGKATLTLTGTGGRTLTLPNVVFP, from the coding sequence ATGCTCACGCTTCTCGCCTCCTGGTTGCTGGCGTCATCGCCGCTCCCTTCATCACCCGCGGAGCAGCGCCCGAGCGACGACTGCGAAGACATCCGGCGTCTCGAGTTATCCCCTCCCGTGCTGTCCCCGCCGCGCATCTGCGTCAGTCCCGGAACCCTGACGGGAGTGATTTTCGATCATCCCGTGGTGGTGGAATTGCAGGAGGAGGTCCGATTCGTCGAGATCACTCGCGGGAGGATGGGCATCGCGTTCATCCCGCCGCGCGACCTGCGGCCAGGAGAAACCTTACGGCTGACCGCGGTGCTGGGAGTCGGGGAGACGAGCCAGAACCTGACCTTCGTGCTGGTGGCACACCCCGGCCATGGCTCACACCAGATCGAGGTGAGTTACAACCAGCGAAGCTGGCAGTCCATGAACGATGCTCTGAGTCAAGCCCTGCTGGCCAACAGAAGGTTGAGCGCGGAGAAGGCCGCACTCGCGGAGGAGGGAACTCGAATGCGAGCACAGCTCGCCCAGCCCACGGGACTGTGCGGAGCCTACGCCGGTGGGCAATTGAGCCAGCGGGGAATCACTTCCCGTCGGATTGACGTCCCCCCGGTACCGGCTGTTGCGTTGGGGGCGCTGGAAGCAGCGGGTTACCGGGGGAGTTCGAACATCGCCGTGGAGATCATGCTCACTCACCAGACCCCGGAGCCGTGGAGCCTGGAGAAGGCGACGCTCGTCAACGAGCGGGGGGAGACCCTGAATGCCCTCCGTCACCGGCAAGTCGGCCCGCTCCCACCCGGCGAAAAGCTGCCGGTGTTCGTGGAGTTCGACCCCACGGACTTCACCCTCGGCAAAGCCACGCTGACGCTCACGGGAACGGGAGGACGGACCCTAACGCTGCCCAATGTCGTCTTCCCGTGA